In one Mucilaginibacter ginsenosidivorax genomic region, the following are encoded:
- a CDS encoding arylsulfatase, producing the protein MKILNKLNKKLPGNSETGYHKKIWPVIMAIGLIGLQSAKAQNNQPYGGVVGKTLDDSKEWWPEPHKAPAGAPNVLWIILDDVGFGASSTFGGIIKTPNFDTLASNGLRYTNFHTAGICAPTRSALLTGRNHHYVHEGGFSHITMSAGFPGYDGRIPSDKGTIAEILRENGYNTFAVGKYGLTPDEDATDAGPFDRWPTGKGFDHFFGFLGSATDQYKPDLVEDNAHATPDGRHLNEQITDKAIFYLTRQHKAAPDKPFFLYYAPGATHSPHQVATEWSDLYKGQFDSGWDDFREKVIARQKQLGIIPAYAKLPERNPRIPAWNSLPAAEKKLYARFMEVYAGYLTYTDHEVGRLISHLKQSGQLDNTLVFVIIGDNGASKEGTVHGVINPKKNSPKLVAEDTYLKTNIEDITDIGTPQATTNYPLGWAQAANTPFKYWKQDANSEGGTRNPLIVYYPKGIKDKGTIRTQYGHVIDVLPTTLEFTGIKLPEYIRGIKQDTIQGTSLVYSFDHPEAPARHVLQHYYIFGSRSVYSDGWKAEAAHHPDNVELGDFKVGQNVPDKSFDEDVWELYNLNQDFNERIDLAKKYPEKLKELKAVFDQQAKKNNLYPFIDWYDVYHQRIHKNYKK; encoded by the coding sequence ATGAAGATATTAAACAAGTTGAATAAAAAACTGCCGGGAAATTCCGAAACCGGTTACCATAAAAAGATATGGCCTGTTATAATGGCCATTGGTTTAATAGGGCTGCAAAGTGCAAAGGCCCAAAATAATCAGCCTTATGGCGGCGTAGTGGGTAAAACGCTTGATGATTCAAAGGAGTGGTGGCCCGAGCCTCATAAAGCACCCGCCGGTGCGCCAAACGTATTATGGATAATTTTAGATGATGTTGGCTTTGGTGCATCAAGCACTTTTGGCGGCATTATTAAAACCCCCAATTTTGATACGCTGGCCAGTAATGGGCTGCGTTATACCAACTTTCATACGGCCGGTATTTGCGCGCCAACACGTTCGGCGCTGCTTACCGGGCGTAATCACCACTATGTTCATGAGGGCGGTTTTTCGCACATAACCATGTCAGCCGGTTTCCCCGGTTATGATGGTCGTATTCCATCTGACAAGGGAACCATTGCCGAAATATTGCGCGAGAATGGCTACAATACTTTTGCTGTAGGCAAATACGGGCTTACACCTGATGAGGATGCTACCGATGCGGGCCCGTTTGATCGCTGGCCTACAGGCAAAGGTTTTGATCATTTCTTCGGATTTTTAGGATCGGCTACCGATCAGTACAAGCCGGATTTGGTTGAGGACAACGCCCATGCAACACCGGATGGCCGCCACCTTAACGAACAGATAACCGATAAGGCCATATTTTACTTAACCCGCCAGCATAAAGCAGCGCCCGATAAGCCATTCTTTTTATACTACGCGCCGGGAGCTACCCACTCGCCGCACCAGGTAGCCACCGAGTGGAGCGACCTCTACAAGGGCCAGTTTGACAGCGGCTGGGATGATTTCAGGGAAAAAGTTATAGCCCGGCAAAAACAACTGGGCATTATTCCCGCCTATGCCAAACTGCCCGAGCGCAACCCACGTATCCCGGCCTGGAACTCATTACCAGCGGCAGAGAAAAAGCTTTATGCCCGTTTCATGGAAGTTTACGCCGGATATTTAACCTATACCGATCATGAAGTTGGCAGGCTTATCAGTCATTTAAAACAAAGCGGCCAGCTGGATAATACATTGGTATTTGTAATCATTGGCGATAACGGGGCCAGTAAGGAGGGTACGGTTCACGGTGTTATCAACCCAAAAAAGAATTCGCCAAAACTGGTAGCCGAAGATACCTACCTAAAAACCAACATTGAAGATATTACCGATATAGGCACGCCGCAGGCAACTACCAATTACCCGCTGGGCTGGGCACAGGCCGCTAATACACCATTTAAATACTGGAAACAGGATGCCAATTCAGAAGGCGGAACACGCAATCCGCTTATTGTGTATTATCCAAAGGGTATTAAAGATAAAGGGACTATCCGTACCCAATATGGCCATGTAATTGATGTGCTGCCTACCACGCTGGAGTTTACAGGTATTAAACTACCGGAGTATATCAGGGGTATTAAGCAGGACACCATACAGGGCACATCGCTGGTATACTCCTTCGATCATCCTGAAGCGCCAGCACGACATGTTTTGCAGCATTACTACATTTTTGGCTCACGCTCGGTTTACAGCGATGGCTGGAAAGCAGAGGCGGCGCATCACCCGGACAATGTAGAGCTGGGCGATTTTAAAGTGGGCCAGAACGTGCCCGATAAAAGCTTTGACGAAGATGTATGGGAACTATACAACCTTAACCAGGATTTTAATGAGCGTATTGACCTGGCAAAAAAATACCCTGAAAAGCTAAAAGAGCTTAAAGCGGTTTTTGACCAGCAGGCTAAAAAGAACAACCTGTATCCGTTTATCGACTGGTACGATGTTTACCACCAGCGCATCCACAAAAACTATAAAAAGTAA
- a CDS encoding rhodanese-like domain-containing protein, giving the protein MKKLNIIILLLLAVTGIQAQTYVQKKSAKIIVTPEVSKKLLAEVEQGKAYLVDVRTPDEYNKEHLKYAANINIKGADFADQVKKLDKTKHIYLYCHSGNRSGRAADSLATLGYSLGYNIGAIDSLTKAGFPVQQAQFKP; this is encoded by the coding sequence ATGAAAAAACTAAACATCATTATCCTGCTGCTCCTGGCGGTTACAGGCATACAGGCTCAAACTTATGTACAAAAAAAATCGGCTAAAATTATAGTAACACCCGAAGTAAGTAAAAAACTGCTTGCCGAGGTAGAGCAGGGTAAAGCCTACCTGGTAGATGTACGCACCCCGGATGAATATAACAAGGAGCATTTAAAGTATGCGGCCAATATCAATATCAAAGGTGCTGATTTTGCCGATCAGGTAAAAAAGTTAGACAAAACCAAGCACATATACCTGTATTGCCATTCTGGTAACCGCAGCGGCAGAGCTGCAGATTCGCTGGCAACGCTGGGGTATAGTTTGGGCTACAATATTGGCGCCATTGATAGCTTAACAAAGGCTGGCTTTCCTGTTCAACAGGCTCAATTTAAACCATAA
- a CDS encoding RagB/SusD family nutrient uptake outer membrane protein: protein MKTKNIKYLILLIALGAASCAKLNEDPRSFIPASQFYKTQADAVAAVTAAYSLLNAGANSVQTPYNTLFNTGMDFMGDDEGPGPGATNADVRSQAVLGHSASGLRILQIWQQHYAAIKKANIAIDTIPDIKFDATLNKRLVAEAKFLRALYYFNLVRLYGDVPLVLHDQTSINLSDLQVPRTAAATVYTQIETDLAAAATDLPNNYTGADVGRATAGAAYSLLAKVYLTERKWDKAVTQAEAVISGPYGYDLFTNYADVFLPATENGKEHIFSAQFKSNSQGQGNNQAPRSVLNGIPGMVGSYADQVVFYSVPDATKPNGVDKFFSIYKLYPANDKRKRVSFVTRFQSPTTNLYYGKLNDATIANDSIPFFNKYFDPGVAANEAESGANVPIIRFSDVLLIHAEAENELNGPTAKAYASVNRVRKRAGLDDLSGLDQASFRNAVYLERRLEFVFEYQRWFDLIRERDASGKGILEASLLKVGKTNVTKGAAGKFYLFPIPQQEIDNSNGKLTQNPGWQ, encoded by the coding sequence ATGAAAACTAAAAATATTAAATACCTGATCTTACTGATCGCTCTTGGCGCTGCATCCTGCGCCAAACTCAATGAGGATCCGCGATCATTTATACCGGCAAGCCAGTTTTATAAAACCCAGGCCGATGCCGTGGCGGCAGTTACAGCTGCTTACTCGTTGTTAAATGCAGGCGCAAACAGTGTTCAAACACCATACAACACCCTTTTTAATACAGGGATGGATTTTATGGGTGATGACGAAGGACCCGGTCCTGGCGCTACAAATGCCGATGTGCGTTCACAGGCCGTGCTCGGGCATTCGGCATCGGGCCTGCGTATTTTGCAGATATGGCAACAGCATTATGCGGCTATTAAAAAAGCCAACATCGCTATTGATACCATCCCCGATATCAAATTTGATGCTACGCTGAACAAAAGGCTTGTTGCCGAAGCTAAGTTTTTAAGGGCTTTGTATTATTTTAACCTGGTGCGCTTGTATGGCGATGTGCCTTTGGTACTTCACGATCAGACTTCTATCAACTTGTCCGATCTGCAGGTGCCCAGAACGGCGGCCGCTACGGTTTACACCCAGATAGAAACCGATTTAGCCGCTGCTGCAACCGATTTGCCAAATAACTATACCGGTGCCGACGTTGGCAGGGCCACTGCCGGTGCGGCCTATTCATTACTGGCCAAAGTTTACCTCACCGAGCGTAAATGGGATAAAGCCGTAACCCAGGCCGAAGCCGTGATAAGCGGCCCGTACGGGTACGATTTATTTACCAATTATGCCGATGTGTTTTTACCGGCAACTGAAAATGGTAAAGAACACATTTTTTCGGCCCAGTTTAAATCAAATTCGCAGGGACAGGGCAATAACCAGGCGCCGCGGTCGGTGCTGAACGGCATACCCGGCATGGTAGGCAGCTATGCCGACCAGGTGGTGTTTTACTCAGTACCCGATGCCACCAAACCGAATGGTGTAGATAAGTTTTTTAGTATCTATAAACTATATCCGGCCAATGATAAACGCAAGCGGGTAAGCTTTGTAACACGTTTTCAAAGCCCCACAACCAACCTGTACTATGGTAAGCTGAATGATGCTACTATCGCAAACGATTCCATCCCCTTCTTTAATAAATACTTTGACCCGGGCGTTGCTGCCAACGAAGCCGAATCGGGCGCTAATGTGCCAATTATTCGTTTTTCGGATGTGCTGTTGATCCACGCCGAAGCAGAGAATGAACTGAACGGGCCAACTGCTAAAGCTTATGCATCTGTTAACCGGGTAAGGAAACGTGCCGGCCTTGATGACCTTTCGGGGCTCGACCAGGCATCTTTCCGCAATGCGGTTTATTTAGAACGAAGACTGGAATTTGTTTTTGAGTACCAGCGCTGGTTTGATTTGATCAGGGAAAGGGATGCATCGGGCAAGGGCATACTTGAAGCAAGTTTGCTTAAGGTTGGCAAAACCAATGTAACTAAGGGCGCGGCAGGTAAATTTTACCTGTTCCCGATACCGCAGCAGGAAATAGATAATAGCAACGGCAAACTCACCCAAAACCCTGGCTGGCAATAA